A stretch of DNA from Thiomicrospira sp. XS5:
CGTCGGCGTTCTTCATTGTGATTTACTTCCATATGATGCGGGGGCTGCTCTACGGCTCCTACAAGAACCCGCGTGAGCTGGTGTGGATACTGGGGATGCTTATCTTCCTGGTGTTGATGGCGGAAGCCTTTATGGGTTACTTATTGCCTTGGGGACAAATGTCTTACTGGGGCGCACAGGTCATCATTTCCCTATTTGGAGCCATACCCGTTGTGGGACCGGATTTAGCGGTATGGGTGCGGGGTGACTTCGTCATTTCCGATGCCACTTTGAACCGCTTCTTCGCATTGCACGTCATTGCCTTGCCGTTAGTGTTGGTGATTCTGGTGTTTATGCACATCGTGGCGCTGCATAAAGTCGGATCCAACAACCCGGACGGCGTGGAAATCAAAAAGTATAAAAACGAAAAAGGTTTGCCGATCGACGGCATTCCGTTCCATCCTTACTATACGGTTAAGGATTTGTTCGGAGCGTCCGTCTTCATGTTGCTGTTCGCAATCGTGGTGTTTTATTTCCCGGAAGGTGGCGGCTACTTCATCGAACCACCGAACTTTGAACCGGCGAACCCGTTGAAGACACCGGAGCACATTGCCCCTGTCTGGTATTTCACGCCATACTATGCGGTTTTGCGAGCGGTGCCGGATAAACTGCTGGGCGTTATCGCCATGGGC
This window harbors:
- a CDS encoding cytochrome bc complex cytochrome b subunit; amino-acid sequence: MQTEHKKPQNSLLAWLDARYPLVSTWNEHVAEYYAPKNFNFWYFFGSLALLVLVNQFVTGIWLTMSFKPSAAEAFNSVEYIMRDVEWGWLIRYMHSTGASAFFIVIYFHMMRGLLYGSYKNPRELVWILGMLIFLVLMAEAFMGYLLPWGQMSYWGAQVIISLFGAIPVVGPDLAVWVRGDFVISDATLNRFFALHVIALPLVLVILVFMHIVALHKVGSNNPDGVEIKKYKNEKGLPIDGIPFHPYYTVKDLFGASVFMLLFAIVVFYFPEGGGYFIEPPNFEPANPLKTPEHIAPVWYFTPYYAVLRAVPDKLLGVIAMGAAIAVLFAMPWLDRCKVKSIRYRGASFKVLLTMFVVSFLVLGWLGTQPATPELTKLARVFTATYFLFFIILPFTSVSEKTKPIPERVS